In Microbacterium sp. No. 7, the genomic window GCAGCCAGGCGTCACGCCGGTGCACGGTCTCGGCGACGACCTCGCGCCCGGCATCCGTCAGGTCGATCGTCACCTTGCGACGGTCGGTGTCGTCGGGCGTGCGCGAGACGTGGCCGGCCTCGGCGAGGCAGTTGACGGTGCGGTTCATCGACGGCGCCGACACGCGCTCGCGCTCCGCGAGGGCGCCGAGCGTGTGCGGGCCGTGCACGGAGAGGGCGGCGAGGACGGCGAAGTGCGCGTCGCTCATGCTGTCGACGGCACGCTGCGAGCGCAGGCGCCGGGCGAGCCGGAAGACCGCCATGCGCAGGTCGGACGCTTCGGAGAAGAGGATGTCACGGGATTCCATACGATGATCAAGGATATCAGTTTAGTTTCGCTAAGTAAATGTTTCGGGCGTCTTGGCGCGCCGCGCGCGGGGGTCTTGGCGCCCCAGGTGTGCGGTGCCCCAGGTGTGCGGTGCCCCACCGTTCGGCGCCCCGGCGGGTATGCAACTCCTCGCCGAGACTGCATCTGTGCGCCGAGACTGCACGTCTGGATGGCAGTCTCGGCGCACAGATGCAGTCTCGCGGTCTTGTGAGTGCGGATGGCGGGGCGATGGGGTGTGGGGCGGCCGCGGGGTGTGGCCGTGGATGCAGCCGGGGGATGTGGCCGGGGGATGACGTTGCGTGGCGTCGGATGACGGGGCGTGACACCGAGGATGACGTTGCGTGTCGTCGGGTGACTCCGCGTGACGGGTGGTTCGGGCGAGCGGTGTTCGGGTGTCTAGGGTCGGGGCTATGAGCACCTCCGAGACCCTCGTCCGCACCGACGTCCCCGAGATCACGGCCGCGGAGCGCGGCGAGCGACTGCGCGCCGCGGGCGCCGCCTGGTCAGACCGCATCGACGCCGACCGCACGAGCGCGCACCTCACCTTCCGTGCGACGGGAAGCGGCGAGGGCGCCGTGGCCTCGCGCGTGCGCGCCGGCCGCTACGAGTTCGTCGTCGACGAGCCCGCGCCCCTCGGCGGCGACGACGTCGCCCCCAACCCGGTGGAGTACGCGCTCGGCGCCCTCATCGGATGCCAGATCGTCGTGTACCGGCTCTACGCCGAGGTCCTCGGCATCCCCTTCGACGACATCCGCATCACCGCCGAAGGCGACCTCGACGCCGCGCGACTGCTCGGCAAGGACGACACCGTGCGTCCCGGCTTCCAGGCCGTGCGCCTGCGCGTCGAGCTGACCGGGCCCGAGAGCGCCGAGCGCTACGAGCAGCTGCGGAGCGCCGTCGACGCGAACTGCCCCGTCGGCGACCTGTTCCAGAACGCGACGCCGGTCACCAGCGAGCTGGTCTGACGCGCGTCGTCGTCGCTCTGCGAGATCAGGAGTCTGCGGCGCATCCTGATCTCGCGTCGCCGGATGCCGGATAGTCCCGGTCGCTCGCCCTGGCCGCCCGGGATGCCGCGTCAGTAGACTCGCGGCATGACGGTAGGCGCTGCCACGGATACCTACACCGATGCCCACGGCATCCGCATCCACTACGACCGCTACGTTCCCGAGGGGCCCGCGCGGGCGGTCGTGCAACTGCTGCACGGCGTCGGCGAGCACGCCGGCCGCTACCGCGTGCTGGCCGAGGCGCTCGCCGCGGCCGGGTACGCGGTGTACGCCGACGACCACCGGGGGCACGGGCGCACCGGTGTGGAGCAGCACGGCGGCGATCACTCCCGCCTGGGCACGCTCGGCGTCGGCGGCCTGCGGGCGACCGTGGCGGCGTGCGAGCAGTTCACCGACCTCATCCGTGCGGAGAACCCCGGCCTGCCGCTCGTGCTGCTGGGACACTCGTGGGGGTCGTTCATGGCGCAGATGATGCTCGACGAGCGGCCCGAGGCCTACGACGCGCTCGTGCTGTCGGGCTCGTCGCTGCGCTGGCCGGGATCGCTCAACGCGGGCGACCTCAACGCCCGCTGGAAGGCGCCCGATGCGCTCGGCACCGAATGGCTCGCCTCCGACCTGTCGGTCGGGCGCGCCTTTCTCGATGACCCGCTGACCACGACGACGCCGCTCGCGAAGCTGTTCGGCGTCGCCGACGCCGCACGCCTGTTCGGGATGCCGCGGCGCAACCGTCCCGGCAAGGACGTGGCGCCCGACGTGCCCGTGCTGCTCATGGTCGGCCGTGACGACCCCGTGGGCGGGCCGCGGAGCGTGCACCGGCTCGCCGAGGCGTATCGCACCCGGTCGGGGTTCACCGACGTGACGACGCTCGTCTACCCCGACGCCCGCCACGAGATCTTCAACGACACGTGCCAGGCACAGGTGCGCGCCGACCTCCTCGCCTGGCTCGACGCACGGTTCCCCGCGGCCTGACCGAGCGGCGGGTGCGCTGAGCAGCAGCCCGTGGCAGGGGTCTCGATACGCCCGCGGCTTCGCCGCGAGCACTCGACCAGCGGGGTGGGGCGGCTGCGACCGGACGGTCGGCGTGCTCACCCCCGCCGCTGGTTGAGTAGCGCGCGGAGCGCGCGTATCGAAACCGGTGTAACGGTCCGCTGCACGGGTCTCGATACACTCGCGGCTTCGCCGCGAGCACTCGACCAGCGGGGGTGGTGGAAAGGTGGTCGGTCGCCGGGACCCGACCGGCGGGGTGGGGCGGCTGCGACCGGACGGTCGGTGTGCTCACCCCCGCCGCTGGTTGAGTAGCGCGCGGAGCGCGCGTATCGAAACCGGTGTAACGGTCCGCTACAAGGGTCTCGATACGCCCGCGGCTTCGCCGCGGGCACTCGACCAGCGGGGTGGTGGGGGCGTCGTGAACGGCTACGCGTCGGGCCCGCCGGCCGCGGCGGTCAGCCGCGGGCGCGGCGGGTGCCGCGGCCGCGCGAGGTGCCGGCGGCGCGGATGTCGGCGACGGTGCTGCCGATCGTCGGGCGGCCGGACGCCGTGCGGGGCGTCGTGGCGGCCGGCTGGCCGGCGCGGGCCTGCGATGCGCGTGCGGCGCCCTTCGGCTGGCCGGAGCCCTGGCCCTTCGCCTGGCCGGCGGGCGCGGAGCCCTGACCC contains:
- a CDS encoding OsmC family protein, with the translated sequence MSTSETLVRTDVPEITAAERGERLRAAGAAWSDRIDADRTSAHLTFRATGSGEGAVASRVRAGRYEFVVDEPAPLGGDDVAPNPVEYALGALIGCQIVVYRLYAEVLGIPFDDIRITAEGDLDAARLLGKDDTVRPGFQAVRLRVELTGPESAERYEQLRSAVDANCPVGDLFQNATPVTSELV
- a CDS encoding MarR family winged helix-turn-helix transcriptional regulator, producing MESRDILFSEASDLRMAVFRLARRLRSQRAVDSMSDAHFAVLAALSVHGPHTLGALAERERVSAPSMNRTVNCLAEAGHVSRTPDDTDRRKVTIDLTDAGREVVAETVHRRDAWLREALDELTDEQRGILQQAAVIMRQVAAR
- a CDS encoding alpha/beta hydrolase; the encoded protein is MTVGAATDTYTDAHGIRIHYDRYVPEGPARAVVQLLHGVGEHAGRYRVLAEALAAAGYAVYADDHRGHGRTGVEQHGGDHSRLGTLGVGGLRATVAACEQFTDLIRAENPGLPLVLLGHSWGSFMAQMMLDERPEAYDALVLSGSSLRWPGSLNAGDLNARWKAPDALGTEWLASDLSVGRAFLDDPLTTTTPLAKLFGVADAARLFGMPRRNRPGKDVAPDVPVLLMVGRDDPVGGPRSVHRLAEAYRTRSGFTDVTTLVYPDARHEIFNDTCQAQVRADLLAWLDARFPAA